AATTTCTTTTTGGTCTTGGCCGGTTCGATTCGGATGATCACCGGCGGGGCGAAGTGGGTCGGCTATGTGACATGCATCGCCGCATTGCTGCCGACACTGTGTCTGGCCGGAATGTGTTTGGGGCTGATCCTGTACCCGTTCGCGATCGGCGGTTCGATCTGGGGCTTGGTCGCGTTGTCGTCCCAAGGCAGCGCGTCGTCACGTCGCGGCGGATCGTCGGGGCCGTACCGCCAGTCGGGTGACAGCGGCAGTGCGTCGGACTATTTGCGTCGCGCCGAAGACGAAATGGGAAAGCAACCCAAGGACAACACACCGGACAACAGCCTGAAGGCGATCGGCTTCATCATCGGCGGTGTCGTCTTGTTGGGGATCGCGGCGGTCGGGTTGTACGGGATGTACTTGCATTTCAACGGCGAAGCCGAAGCACGACGCCCCGGCCGGGCGATCGGCGGCATTCTGTTCTGCAGCATCACCGGTTTCAGCTTACTGGGCCGCGGGCTGGCCTATTACATGAATTGAAACGATTGCAGGGGATCTTTGGCGGGACTTTGCGGGCCCGCGTGGCAGCTGCATCATTCCGACACGGCTGTGACCTAGCTTTGAAAGCCGGCGTCGACGCTCCAAACAACGCCGATACGCCGTCTTTCCCGGTCCGTCCGCGCAGCCCGCCATGTCATCCCGTCGCCCGTCACCACCGCCAAGCGACGCCACCGTTGGCCCCGGATCTGCCGGCCCCATCGCCAATGCCAAATCGTCGGAATCACCAGCGGACCCAACCAAGGCCGGCGGTCCGCCAAGCCGTTCGTCCGGATCCGGCGAAAAAGCATCTTATGGCTCCGGTGCATCGCGACGTCCCCGACGTTCGGCCCGTCATCGCAAGCGGCAAACAGGTACAGACGCATCCGCAAAGTCTTCGTTGACGAGCGAACCGGTTATGGCCGGTGATTTCCAACCGACCACCAACCAACGCTACCGTATCACGGGCGAAGTCGGGCGAGGCGGTTGGGGTGTGGTGCAACGGGCATTCGATCGACAACTTCAACGCACCGTTGCCATCAAGCGAATCACTGAATCGGCGAACATCACCGCTACGGTTCGGCAACGATTCTTGCACGAAGCCAGGATCACCAGCCAACTGCAGCATCCGGGCATCGTTCCGGTTCACGAGTTGGACGAAGGCCAGGCGGGAAGTCATGCGTCCTATGTGATGAAGTTGTTGGACGGACATCCGCTTCGCCAATCGATCCGCGACACCCACGCCTCGCTTTGCACACAATCCGAATCCAGCACCTGGTCCCATCGCGAAGCCATCGTGCCGCTTCTGGAGCGTTTCATTGATGTTTGCGAAGCGGTCGCCTACGCGCACCAGCAAGGTGTCATTCACCGCGACTTGAAACCGGCCAATGTCATGGTCGGACGCTTCGGCGAAACCATCGTCGTCGACTGGGGATTGGCCAAACGCATCGACGGGGCCGACGCCGTACGCGATGTTTCGGCCATCGAATCCGACTTGAATGCTGCCGGCGACCTGCTGGAATCACCGATCGATGACTCGGCGCGCACCACCGCCGGTGCCGTCGTCGGTACACCGGCCTACATGTCGCCCGAACAAGCTTGCGGCCAGACCGATACGCTGACCGGCGCCACTGACATCTATTCCTTGGGCGTCATGCTGTACGAAATCGCCGTCGGCAGCCATCCGTTCGCCGGCCAAGGCGTGGAAGACGTGCTGACAGCGGTGCGAGCCGGACGCTGGGATGCCGCACGGCTTCGATGCCGACACGTACCGCGTGCCCTGTCAGCGATCTGCGATACGGCGATGCAGTTGGATCCCAGTCATCGTTATCCCACCGCTGAAGCTTTGGCCACCGACGTTCGCCGTTTCATCGCAGGCGAAAAAGTCAGCGCGCATCGCGAAACCACCATCGACGTCCTATCGCGGTGGTGTCGGCGACACCGGGCGATTGCCACAACCATTTCCATTGCGATGGCGATGCTGTTGGTCGCCGCATTGGTGTTCGGATTTTTCATTCGACAAGCACAATTGAGTGAGCGGCATGCACGTATCGCCGCCCAACAGTCCCATCGCAACGCCCTTCGCCGACTGGACCAGAGTCGACGTGCGGCCGACGCGTGGCTGATCGACCTGAGCGGTTCGCTTCAGTTCTACCCGGGACTCGATCCGGTGCGATCCGAATTGATCGAACAAGCCATCGTCCATTACGAGTCCCTGCTGCAAGAAGAAGCACCCACTGAATTGGGGTCGGAGCCGCAACTGGTGCCCGTCCGGTTGCAGCATTACGGCCGATTGCAGCAGTCAAAACTGTACCTGCGTCTGAGCGACCTTCACCGTATCGCTGGACACATTCAGCAAGCCGACGCCGCGTACCGCAGTGCCCAAACAGTAGCGAAATCCGTACAGTCCGCCCGACTTTCGCCATCGGACCGTATCGATCATCACGTCCATCGGATCAACCTGGACATCGCGCAGATGCTGATCGATCCGGAAACCGCAATCGACATTGACGGCCATCAACGCTGGCTGACCTGGCAACTTCGACGCCAAGGCATCGACAACCCGACGTCGGCTCCGGGAACCAACCAATCGTTGGATTTCGATCTGGCCAATGTGCTCGCCCGCCTGCACTTGGTCGCCTGCAGACGTTGGCAAACGAATGAATCACCCACTTGCACCGGAGAAACACTGACGCAAGCCCGACTAGCTTATCAATGGTCCGCGTGG
The Crateriforma spongiae DNA segment above includes these coding regions:
- a CDS encoding serine/threonine-protein kinase; the encoded protein is MAGDFQPTTNQRYRITGEVGRGGWGVVQRAFDRQLQRTVAIKRITESANITATVRQRFLHEARITSQLQHPGIVPVHELDEGQAGSHASYVMKLLDGHPLRQSIRDTHASLCTQSESSTWSHREAIVPLLERFIDVCEAVAYAHQQGVIHRDLKPANVMVGRFGETIVVDWGLAKRIDGADAVRDVSAIESDLNAAGDLLESPIDDSARTTAGAVVGTPAYMSPEQACGQTDTLTGATDIYSLGVMLYEIAVGSHPFAGQGVEDVLTAVRAGRWDAARLRCRHVPRALSAICDTAMQLDPSHRYPTAEALATDVRRFIAGEKVSAHRETTIDVLSRWCRRHRAIATTISIAMAMLLVAALVFGFFIRQAQLSERHARIAAQQSHRNALRRLDQSRRAADAWLIDLSGSLQFYPGLDPVRSELIEQAIVHYESLLQEEAPTELGSEPQLVPVRLQHYGRLQQSKLYLRLSDLHRIAGHIQQADAAYRSAQTVAKSVQSARLSPSDRIDHHVHRINLDIAQMLIDPETAIDIDGHQRWLTWQLRRQGIDNPTSAPGTNQSLDFDLANVLARLHLVACRRWQTNESPTCTGETLTQARLAYQWSAWLSRHRGTAADHRLMETAAVARADALHHLGQLADERLVWQELIAAMQRIAHDHPNRVDYRQSIAHGRLRLAGLITDAGGHRSEASQMYRLAIDDLHRSRSLTDGDGFCQTNLAAAEYSLATLLMKADGFGDDRTPPGPSDLEARRLLENSLSRRQRLLQTAPGVRHLSDVAEVLAALIHLGNVDADQRRLWATQADVAYQMLREHSELTPRQSEQWSDVRRVIDGSDASAETSAANADESNLRGLP